The following are encoded together in the Juglans microcarpa x Juglans regia isolate MS1-56 chromosome 2D, Jm3101_v1.0, whole genome shotgun sequence genome:
- the LOC121249395 gene encoding LOW QUALITY PROTEIN: uncharacterized protein LOC121249395 (The sequence of the model RefSeq protein was modified relative to this genomic sequence to represent the inferred CDS: inserted 3 bases in 3 codons), with protein sequence MQEGRPIAYFSEKLSGATLDYPTYDKEMYGLVRALENWQHYLWPKEFVIHPDHESLKHLKGQQRLNKRHAKWVEFIETFPYVIRYKQGKENVVADALSRRYALLSILDTKMLGFEYIKELYAQDFDFGDVFNACEKMAFGKFYXVYGFLFRENKLCLPICSLRELLVREAHGGGLMGHFGVDKTLGILHEQFFWPHMKRDVERICEKCITCKQAKSKLKPHGLYTPLPIPSEPWTDISMDFVLGLPRTKRGRDSVFVVVDRFSKMAHFIACHKTNDASHIADLFFKEIVRLHGMPKTIVFDXDAKFLSYYWKTLWGKLGTKLLFSTTCHPQTDGQIEVVNRTLSSLLRAIIKKNLKAWEDCLPHVEFAYNRSIHSATKFSPFEIVYGFNPLSPLDLSSLPLSERVNLDGKKKAEFVKMIHEKARLNIERRTKQYVHQANKGRKKALMRRRFVPSHYYRDLYQKLQNLTQGSRSVEDYHKEMEVAMIRANVEEDREATMARFLSGLNRDIANVIELQHYVEIEDMVHMAMKVERQLKRKGTARYTSVSSTTWKSKWDRNDPGEAKRKTEPPKGKDEGTSNKPKVESQPSRNRDIKCFKCLGSGHIASQCPNRRVMIMRDNGEVMTESEDDSDEVPELDDASDDDGVVYPVTGESLVARRALNAHIKVDDAEQQRENIFHTRCHVNNKVCSMIIDGGSCTNVASTTLVEKLNLPTLKHSRPYKLQWLNDCGEVRVDKQVLVTFSIGKYQDEVLCDVVPMHAGHILLGRPWQYDRRVTHDGFKNMYSFEKEGKPIKLAPLTPSQVYEDQLKLKKKKERESSERKGKAKVSFYARESEVKRAFFADRPMIFLVYKESYLTLNETNQFLPSLAVSLLQEFEDVFPDEMPNELPPIRGIEHQIDFVPGAAIPNRLAYRSNPEETKELQRQKDGTWRMCIDCRAVNNITVKYRHPIPRLDDMLDELHGSCIFSKIDLKSGYQQIRMKEGDEWKTAFKTKYGLYEWLVMPFGLTNAPSTFMRLMNHVLRAFIGKFVVVYFDDILVYSKNLNEHIDHLRYVFDVLRCEKLYANFKKCAFCMEKVIFLGYVVSTKGIEVDEEKVKAIKEWPTPKSITEVRSFHGLASFYRRFVKDFSTITAPLTEVIKKNVGFHWXANQENAFATIKERLCSAPVLALPDFNKAFEIECDASGIGIGAVLMQDRRPIAFFSEKLSGASLNYPTYDKELYALVRALETWQHYLWSREFVIHTDHESLKHLKGQGKLNKRHARWMEYIETFPYVIRYKQGKENIVADALSRRYVLLTSMSAKMLGFEYVKDMYTDDADFSNVYVACDKAAFGKFYKHDGYLFKESKLCLPNCSMRELLVREAHGGGLMGHFGVKKTLDILHEHFFWPKMKRDVNRICGRCITCRKAKSKVLPHGLYTPLPVPSEPWVDISMDFVLGLPRTKRGRDSIFVVYSPFEIVYGFNPLTPLDLMPLPVDDRSSLDGQKKADLVKSLHERVRLQIAQKNERVASQANKGRRRVIFEPGDWVWVHMRKERFPAHRRTKLHPRGDGPFQIIEKINDNAYKVDLPDSRSNPFEERGGIHSHGFISVVFQPGDWVWLHLRKDRFPEKRRSKLLPRGDGPFHVVEHINDNAYKLDLPGEYGVSASFNVADLSPFDVGDDLRTNPSQEGENDANQGAGHVDHTSGNGAEFAQDPLSLPSGPITRLRAKRFKEALNGLIQENWAD encoded by the exons TATaagcaaggtaaggaaaatGTGGTGGCTGATGCATTGTCCCGAAGGTATGCCTTACTTTccattttagatacaaaaatgcTTGGCTTTGAATACATTAAGGAATTGTATGCTcaagattttgattttggtgatgtgttcaatgcatgtgaaaaaatgGCGTTTGGTAAGTTTT AGGTATATGGATTTTTGTTTCGGGAAAATAAACTGTGTTTGCCAATATGTTCTTTGCGCGAATTGCTTGTGAGAGAAGCTCATGGTGGTGGTTTGatgggtcattttggtgtagATAAGACTTTAGGAATTTTgcatgaacaatttttttggcCTCATATGAAACGTGATGTGGAAAGAATTTGTGAGAAGTGTATCACGTGTAAACAGGCTAAGTCTAAGTTGAAACCCCATGGTTTGTACACCCCTTTGCCAATACCTAGTGAACCTTGGactgatatttctatggattttgttttaggtTTACCTAGGACTAAGAGGGGGAGAGATTCAGTTTTTGTGGTGGTAGATAGATTTTCCAAGATGGCACACTTCATTGCATGTCATAAAACTAATGATGCATCACATATAGCTGatttgttcttcaaagaaattgttaggTTACATGGTATGCCTAAGACCATTGTTTTTG AGGATGCAAAGTTTTTGAGTTACTATTGGAAGACTTTGTGGGGAAAACTGGGAACTAAGTTGTTGTTTtctactacttgtcatccacaaacGGATGGCCAAATTGAAGTAGTAAATAGAACTTTGTCGTCTTTGTTGCGTGCTATCattaaaaagaacttgaaagcaTGGGAAGATTGTTTGCCACATGTTGAATTTGCTTACAATAGAAGTATACATTCTGCAACTAAGTTTTcaccatttgaaattgtttatggcttTAACCCATTGTCACCTTTGGATTTATCTTCTTTACCTTTGAGTGAACGTGTGAACTTAGATGGCAAAAAGAAGGCAGAATTTGTAAAGATGATTCATGAAAAGGCACGGCTAAACATTGAAAGGAGGACTAAACAATATGTCCATCAAGCCAACAAGGGACGCAAGAAG gctctcatgaggcggagatttgttcctagccattactatagagacctttaccagaaattacaaaatcttacacaggggtctaggagtgtagaggattaccataaggagatggaggtggcgatgattcgggctaatgtagaggaggaccgagaggccaccatggctagatttttgagtgggttaaatagggacatagccaatgtaattgaattacaacattatgtggagatagaggacatggtgcacatggctatgaaggtggagagacaattaaagagaaaagggacagcaaggtacacttcggtttctagcactacttggaaatcaaaatgggataggaatgatccaggtgaagcaaagagaaagaccgaaccacctaagggaaaagatgagggaactagcaacaaacccaaggtagaatcccaaccttcacggaatagagatatcaaatgttttaagtgtttgggttcagggcacattgcttctcaatgtccaaataggagggtgatgattatgcgtgacaatggggaggtgatgactgagagtgaggatgatagtgatgaggtgcccgagttggatgatgctagtgatgatgatggagtggtataccctgtgacaggtgagtctcttgttgccaggcgtgctcttaatgcacacattaaggttgatgatgcagagcaacagagagagaacattttccatactagatgccatgtcaacaataaggtatgtagtatgatcattgatggagggagttgtactaatgtggctagcactactttggttgagaaattgaatttaccaaccttaaaacactccagaccatacaaattgcagtggttgaatgattgtggggaggttagggtggataaacaagtgttagttactttttctattgggaagtatcaggatgaggtgctttgtgatgttgtgcctatgcatgcgggccatattttgttggggaggccatggcagtatgataggagggtgacacatgatgggttcaagaacatgtacagctttgaaaaggagggcaaaccaattaagcttgctcctttaactccaagccaggtctatgaggaccaattgaaattgaaaa agaaaaaagaaagagagtcttctgagagaaaaggaaaggcaaaagtgagtttctatgcaagagagagtgaggttaagagggctttcttcgcagatcgccctatgatttttcttgtctataaagagtcttatcttactcttaatgaaactaaccagtttcttcctagtttggctgtttctttgttgcaggagtttgaggatgtattcccggatgagatgccaaatgagttgccacccattagaggcattgagcaccagattgattttgtgcccggggctgctattccaaaccgactagcctataggagtaatccagaggagacaaaggagcttcagaggcaa aaggatgggacgtggaggatgtgcattgattgcagggcggtcaacaatatcacggtaaagtatcgccatcccattcctagattggatgatatgcttgatgaattgcatggctcatgtattttcagtaaaattgatcttaaaagtgggtaccaacaaattagaatgaaagagggtgatgaatggaaaactgcttttaagactaaatatgggctttatgaatggttggttatgccatttggacttacaaatgcgcccagtactttcatgagattaatgaaccatgtcctacgtgcattcataggcaagtttgtggttgtgtactttgatgatatcttagtgtacagcaagaacttaaatgaacatattgaccatttgagatatgtgtttgatgtgttgagatgtgaaaagttgtatgctaatttcaagaaatgtgccttttgcatggaaaaagttatttttcttggttatgttgttagtacgaagggtattgaggtggatgaagagaaagtcaaggccatcaaggagtggccaacgccaaaaagcatcactgaggtaagaagctttcatggcttagcaagcttttatcggcgttttgttaaagacttcagcaccattactgcaccactcactgaggtaattaaaaagaatgttgggtttcatt gggctaatcaagagaatgcttttgccactattaaagaaaggttgtgctctgcacctgtgttagcattacctgattttaacaaagcttttgagattgaatgtgatgcctcaggaattgggattggagctgttttgatgcaagataggcgtcccatagccttcttcagtgaaaagttaagtggggcatccctgaactaccctacttatgacaaagagctttacgctcttgttcgtgcattagagacttggcagcactacctatggtcaagggaatttgtgatccacaccgatcatgaatcattgaagcatctcaagggtcaaggtaagttgaataaaaggcatgctagatggatggaatacattgagacatttccctatgtcatccgttacaagcaaggtaaggagaacattgttgctgatgctctatcccggaggtatgtacttcttacttctatgagtgctaaaatgcttgggtttgaatatgtgaaagacatgtataccgatgacgctgatttttctaatgtgtatgtggcatgtgataaggcggcatttggtaagttttacaagcatgatggttatttgtttaaagaaagcaaactttgtctgccaaattgttctatgcgtgagttattggtgcgtgaggcacatggtgggggattaatgggacactttggtgtcaagaaaactttagacattttgcatgaacatttcttttggcctaagatgaagagagatgttaaccgtatttgtggaaggtgcattacatgtagaaaggccaaatctaaggttttgccacatgggttgtatacacccttacccgttcctagtgagccatgggtagacatatctatggactttgttttggggctgcctaggaccaaaaggggtagagattctatttttgtggt atactctccttttgaaattgtttatggatttaatccacttactcctttggatttgatgcctttacctgttgatgacaggagtagtttggatggacaaaagaaggcggacttggtgaagtcacttcatgagagggtacggcttcaaattgcccaaaagaatgaaagggttgcgtcccaagccaataaaggacgaaggcgtgtcatctttgaaccaggagattgggtttgggttcacatgcgcaaagaaagattcccagcccatagaaggactaagttacatcctcgaggagatggacctttccaaattattgagaaaattaatgacaatgcatataaagtggatcttccag attcgaggtcgaatccttttgaggagaggggg ggaattcattctcACGGCTTCATATCAGTAGTGTTtcaaccaggagattgggtttggttgCACTTAAGGAAGGACCGTTTTCCAGAGAAGCGGCGTTCAAAACTCCTACCTCGGGGTGACGGGCCATTTCATGTAGTAGAACACATCAATGATAATGCTTACAAGCTTGACTTACCAGGTGAGTATGGTGTCAGTGCAAGCTTTAATGTTGCTGATTtgtctccttttgatgtaggtgatgaTTTGAGGACAAATCCTTCTCAAGAGGGGGAGAATGATGCAAATCAAGGAGCTGGACATGTTGATCATACAAGTGGGAATGGagctgaatttgcacaagaccctttgtcacttcctagtggcccaattacaagacttagagccaaacgtttcaaggaagcacttaatgggctaatccaagagaattgggctgat